Genomic window (Drosophila subpulchrella strain 33 F10 #4 breed RU33 unplaced genomic scaffold, RU_Dsub_v1.1 Primary Assembly Seq49, whole genome shotgun sequence):
caggttctccaagtggactgagttggtgccgctgcgaagcgcgacggccgaatccctaaagaaagcttttaaagaacgcataatcgcgaggtatggggtccccaaaatagtcataacggacaacggagtccagtttaccagcaaaaccttcaagagtttcctgggcgaaatgggagccaggcaacagttcacagctccatacaccccacaggagaacccgactgagagagccaataggacggtgaaaacaatgattgcgcagttcgcagggcagaaccaaagagactgggacgaaaaatggccagaaatcatgctggcagtaaacacgagcgtttcagaatccacaggttacacaccgtcgttcattacccaaggcagagaaccaagactaccgagcgccctatacgacagagaaaccgtagggaccggacgaccgacagagaccccggaagagaatgctaacaaactcagggaaatcttcgagattgtaaggcggaacctggagaaagcatcccaggaccaggctaggcattataacctaaggaggaggcaatggacgccaaaggtgggtgacgtcgtgtgggccaaggaacaccatttatcaaaagcggccgaggggttcgcagcaaaattggccccaagatacgacggaccttaccaagtcataggttttgcgtcaccagtaatctgcaaaataagacacataaacacaaagaaagagcggaccatccacgtaagcgagctgaaacagcaacaaacggaaaactcaggcgagcggctacagcaagcagacacaacagatgcaaaacaacattaaaggatgcccaaaggatactacgaagggtgtccaaggatacctccaaggatgcccaaaggatactacgaagggtgtccaaggatacctccaaggatgaccaaatgacactacgaaaggatcccaaggatacctccaagggtGCCCAAAGGATattacgaaaggagtccaaggatacctccaaggatgaccaaaggacactacgaaaggatcccaaggatacctccaagggtgcccaaaggatactacgagaggagtacaaggataccaaggatacctccaaggatgaacAAAGGGTATTACGAAAggattccaaggatacctccaaggatgcccaaaggatactacgaaaggagtcaaaGGATAcgtccaaggattcccaaagggtACTAcggaaagagtccaaggatacctgcaaggattcccaaaggatactacgaacaaattccaaggatacctccaaggatactacaggtcatctacaaaggcgcaatgaaacacataaaggacatcaggagaacgttaagaacacaaagggagcGAACCAGAGCGTCTAAGGtctcgattgggactgatcgtaggaaaagaaaaaacacgcatcaaaagtctgccgaaggaagagggaagacggcacagagcagagagctgtaccgtagatctgGGTAGTAAGAAGGAGAGGCCGATGGAAATAGCGGGATCGAGCAAAGAGGAAGGCTCGGAACCGAGGTGTATTTAAAGGGAGCCCAGGCTCCAGCTGCACAATCAAAAATCAACAAGCATCATGAGCACACGGGTGACAAGAAGCGAAGCGCGCAGGATGATGGAGGCCCACCAGCCGTCCGGAGGATCCAgcccggggcaaggatggtcgGCAGCCCGGCCTACCCGAACCTCGCGGCGGATCTCCGGGCGGGGCGTCCCCGATCCGGTGATCAGCTCCGACAGCGACGTCGAATTGGTGGAGGACCCGCGGGTGGAGCaacggcgatggcggcttcgCAAGGCGTTCAACCGGGCCGACGGACGCATACCGACTGGCGCGGCGCAGGTGGAGTGGGCCAGTGGAGAACCGCCCCAGGACCAGACGGCTCCCGTTAGCCATGCCGAGGCCGTGGTAGCGGCTACGTGGGAGTTCCGGCGCAAGTGCGAGGCGCGAGGGCGAAACGAGGAGCGGCGGTTGAAGGAGATGGAGGAGTCGCCGGAGTGGCAGGCCCAACTACGGAtggccgaggaggaggagacgCAGCTGTGGGAAAACCCGGGGTACCCACCTACGCCGAGGTATGCGCCCGAACCCGGCACCCCGCCGCAAGAAGTGGCAGACGATTGGGCACCCTCGCCTCCGCGGTGGCTGCCCGAAATCCCGCCCACACCGCGATACGAGGGGTCACCACGGTGGACGCCCGCACGACCGCCCACGCCGAGGCACGAGCAGCAGccgccaccgcagcagcagccaccgcagcagcagcagccaccgcagcagcagccaccgcagcagcagcagccaccgcagcagcagccaccaccgcagcagcagcagccaccaccgcagcagcagccaccgcagcagcagcagccaccgcagcagcagcagccaccgcagcagcagccaccaccgcagcagcagcagccaccgcagcagcagccaccaccgcagcagcagccaccgcagcagcagcagccaccgcagcagcagccaccgcagcagcagccaccaccgcagcagcagccaccaccgcagcagcagccaccaccgcagcagcaacacatcCGGACAGACATCCCGGCGGCCCACGTGAGCCACAGCACCCGGACGTTCGTGGCCGAAGGGGTGAGGTGGCGACAGCAGACGGTCGTCTGGACCTGGCCGGAGGGACCCGCGGAGGAGACGGCGGCGACGGAAGAACCCCGGATCTGGGAAGAGTGTGGTCCACGGGTGAGCCCGCTGGACCCCAGGACCCGTGGCAGACCGGAGCAATGGGCACCACCGACGCCGAGCACCGGACCGACGACGCCAACGCCTACCGGGAGCGCAATATCCGCGGAGCCTCTGGAGCGAGGACCCTGGGTGTGGCCTGAGCCCGTGGAAAACGGCCGTCCTCCGCTCAAGCGGCAGCACTCGGCGCCCGAAGTGTCCGAGGTGGTGACCCGGCCGAAGTTGTCGCGTACGGTGTCGGCGCCGGAGGGCCAGCGATGGCGAGAGATCGCGGAGCCGGAGTGGCCCGAAGGGATCGCGGAGGCACCGGTGGTGCAGGAGGCTCGCATCCTGGGCGGCAGGCGCAGCGTGCGCGTGTGGAGAGAGGGGCGCGCGTTCCGCGTCCGGTTGGGGCTGGCGGGCACAAGAGTGTTCGaggagcaaaaataaaaaaaatttaaataaaccgaaaaaaaaacagagtttaaaaaaaaaaagaaaagaaaaaccgACATGGAACGGGAAACGCGGCTGAAACAGGGGCCAGAAGTAAGGGGCATACATGGCAGCTTCAGCGTCCTGAAATCAATATTGGGTTAATACAGGAAGCAGCCAAGCGACACCAAAATACTTACCTGCAGCGAAGCAaatgcgaagtcctctccgcacCAGCGTTCGAGTGTTGCCAGCGAAAGCCAGGCCCAGCCGGCTGAGGACGATTGaagggcgagagagagagacgagaggcgagagaggtcgtgtggagagagaaaggatgaaatagaaaggagtgaggaaatgcgaaaacttacctagaaagttgcaaaatcaccatgagccagggaagggggcgcctcgataggcgatcgattggcactagatgaaagtgcgatcgatgggtacacgtcaaatggtaatatcggccaaaggtggaagtatcgcaacgagcaggtggcaacgccgcaccgtcgatatcgatatcgcacatcgatcacacacgaatggtgtgaccaggcggaggaagcaaatgaaaggagtagaacgcagcgatgagcagcgagctggggatcgatagcacacgagtatcgatgtcccagtggagtcaggaaagatatcggcgcgggagattcaagttgcaacgaggaggatgaccagcgctgtagaaactaaacggagttaaaagcgtcgtgggagcatcgagggagcaa
Coding sequences:
- the LOC119562463 gene encoding extensin-like translates to MSTRVTRSEARRMMEAHQPSGGSSPGQGWSAARPTRTSRRISGRGVPDPVISSDSDVELVEDPRVEQRRWRLRKAFNRADGRIPTGAAQVEWASGEPPQDQTAPVSHAEAVVAATWEFRRKCEARGRNEERRLKEMEESPEWQAQLRMAEEEETQLWENPGYPPTPRYAPEPGTPPQEVADDWAPSPPRWLPEIPPTPRYEGSPRTRTFVAEGVRWRQQTVVWTWPEGPAEETAATEEPRIWEECGPRVSPLDPRTRGRPEQWAPPTPSTGPTTPTPTGSAISAEPLERGPWVWPEPVENGRPPLKRQHSAPEVSEVVTRPKLSRTVSAPEGQRWREIAEPEWPEGIAEAPVVQEARILGGRRSVRVWREGRAFRVRLGLAGTRVFEEQK